In the genome of Magnolia sinica isolate HGM2019 chromosome 2, MsV1, whole genome shotgun sequence, one region contains:
- the LOC131236828 gene encoding sugar transport protein MST6-like: MAGGGLVSQGEAKNYAGKTTLFVLVTCMVAATGGLIFGYDIGISGGVTSMDVFLKQFFPDVYRKMKEDTDENQYCKFDSQMLTTFTSSLYIAGLVASFIASATTRIFGRKVSMLLGGATFLAGSAVNGAAVNVAMLIIGRLLLGVGVGFANQAVPVYLSEMAPAQLRGALNIGFQLAITIGILAANLVNYGTNQIKGGYGWRVSLALAAVPAILMTIGSLLLPDTPNSLIERGHNDQAKAMLQKVRGTTDVDEEFEDLIQASQIAKLVDHPWKNIMERKYRPQLIMAIAIPFFQQLTGINVIMFYAPVLFKTLGFGDDASLMSAVITGLVNVLATFVSIVTVDRYGRRFLFLEGGSQMLICQVAIGIILGLKFGVTGTGTLTKTDADVVLFLICAYVAAFAWSWGPLGWLVPSEIFPLEIRSAGQSITVAVNLLFTFFIAQAFLTMLCHLKFGLFFFFAGFVLIMTLFISFFLPETKNVPIEEMNRVWKQHWFWGKFISDEDSE; this comes from the exons ATGGCCGGTGGAGGATTAGTATCGCAGGGCGAGGCAAAGAACTATGCCGGTAAGACGACGCTTTTCGTGTTGGTCACCTGCATGGTGGCTGCAACGGGCGGTCTCATCTTCGGCTACGATATCGGTATTTCAG GTGGTGTGACATCCATGGATGTGTTCTTGAAGCAGTTCTTCCCTGATGTGTATAGGAAAATGAAGGAAGATACTGATGAAAACCAGTACTGCAAGTTCGACAGCCAAATGCTCACCACCTTCACGTCCTCGCTCTACATAGCGGGCCTTGTTGCATCCTTCATTGCCTCTGCAACCACAAGAATCTTTGGCCGGAAGGTGTCCATGTTGTTAGGTGGGGCCACCTTCCTGGCAGGCTCGGCTGTCAATGGTGCCGCCGTCAATGTAGCCATGCTTATCATCGGTAGGCTTTTGCTCGGTGTTGGTGTAGGTTTCGCCAATCAG GCAGTTCCAGTCTACCTATCGGAGATGGCCCCAGCCCAGCTACGTGGAGCCCTCAACATCGGCTTCCAACTGGCTATAACCATAGGAATTCTAGCTGCAAATCTTGTGAACTATGGGACAAACCAGATCAAGGGTGGATATGGGTGGAGAGTGTCGCTGGCATTGGCTGCAGTCCCTGCGATTCTGATGACCATCGGCTCGCTCCTGCTTCCAGACACGCCCAATTCCCTGATTGAGAGGGGTCACAACGACCAGGCCAAGGCCATGTTGCAGAAGGTTCGTGGCACTACAGATGTAGATGAGGAGTTCGAAGATCTCATCCAAGCGTCCCAGATCGCTAAGCTAGTGGACCATCCATGGAAGAACATCATGGAGAGGAAGTACAGACCACAGCTGATCATGGCCATTGCAATTCCCTTCTTCCAGCAGCTCACTGGCATCAATGTCATCATGTTCTACGCTCCGGTCCTGTTCAAGACCTTAGGTTTTGGGGATGACGCCTCCCTCATGTCTGCGGTCATAACGGGCCTTGTCAATGTGCTCGCCACTTTCGTGTCAATCGTCACCGTCGATCGCTATGGAAGGAGGTTCTTGTTCCTTGAAGGTGGCTCTCAGATGCTTATATGCCAG GTCGCCATCGGCATCATCCTCGGCCTGAAGTTTGGCGTCACCGGCACCGGAACACTAACCAAGACCGACGCTGACGTGGTCCTCTTCCTCATCTGCGCCTACGTGGCCGCCTTCGCCTGGTCGTGGGGCCCCCTAGGATGGTTGGTCCCCAGCGAGATCTTCCCCCTGGAGATCCGATCGGCAGGCCAGTCCATAACCGTTGCAGTCAACCTCCTGTTCACCTTCTTCATCGCCCAGGCCTTCCTCACCATGCTATGCCACCTCAAGTtcggcctcttcttcttcttcgctgGCTTTGTCTTGATCATGACCTTATTCATTAGCTTCTTCCTTCCCGAGACGAAGAACGTCCCGATCGAGGAGATGAATAGAGTTTGGAAGCAGCACTGGTTTTGGGGGAAGTTCATCtccgatgaagactctgaataa